Part of the Bradyrhizobium sp. AZCC 1721 genome, CGAACTGTCAGAACGGCAACCCCATCAGCTTCGACAGCCGTTCGATATTCAGATAGCCCTGGTGATACGCCCACATCCCGATGCCGAAAATCACGGCCGAAACAATCGTGGTCCACATCAGCTTCCAGCCCATCCGCGCCATGACCGGCGCGCCGGGATCGGTGCCGGGTGCGCCCTCGCCGTCCTCGTGCTGGCTGCGGACACCGAACGGCAGCGTCGTGAACAGCACGACCCACCACAGCACGAAGTAGATCGCAAGCGCGGTGGAGATGCTGTAAGCCATCAGTATTCAAGCCTGTTCGATTTCGACGAGCGCGCCGGAGAAATCCTTCGGGTGGAAAAACAGCACTGGCTTGCCGTGCGCGCCGATCTTCGGCTCGCCGTCGCCTAGCACGCGCGCGCCCTGCGCAATCAAGGTATCGCGCGCGGCGATGATGTCGGGCACGTCATAGCAGATGTGGTGGATGCCGCCGTCGGCATTGCGCTCGACGAATTTGGCGATCGGCGAGGCCTCGCCAAGCGGCTGGATGAACTCGATCTTGGTGTTGGGCAGCGTCACGAACACGGTGATGACGCCATGCTCCGGCAGCGGCACCGCGCCGGAAATTTCGGCGCCGAACGCGCTGCCGTAGATCTTGGCGGCTTTTTCCGCGTCCTTGACTGCGATCGCGACATGATTGAGCCGGCCCAGCATAATTACTCCACTCCCTGCCTCTAGCGCTCCCGGCGAGGACTAGTGTCCGCCCGAAAGGTCTTTTACCTCAAACCGTTAGAACGTGAACAAGGCAAATCGGCTTCTTACCCCAATTCTCGGCAATGACCGCGCGGACCGCGCGCCGCACCGATTCCGCCGTGGCGTCCGCGTCGCGGCGCCGCGCCCGCGGCAGGCCTTCAACGGTCGAGACCACCAGGTCGAACACGATCTCGTCGATCAGCTCGCCGGCGGTATTCTTCTCGGGGATGCCGACGAGATCAACCTCGGGATCTTCGGCCAGCTCACCCTGTTCGGTCATGGCGATCGCGACAAAGGCGCAACCGGCAAAGCCCATCCGGCGCCGTTCGACCACAGCGCGGGATTTGGAGTCCTCCAGGATCACGCCGTCCTTGTAGAGCCGCCCCGACGGCAATTCGTCGATGATGCCGGGCTCGCCGGGCCCGAGCTTGACCAGATCGCCATTGCGGCAGGTCATTACCTTCGGCACGCCCGCCGCGCGGGCGAGCTTCGCGTGCTCCGACAGATGCAGCGCCTCAC contains:
- a CDS encoding DUF1467 family protein, whose protein sequence is MAYSISTALAIYFVLWWVVLFTTLPFGVRSQHEDGEGAPGTDPGAPVMARMGWKLMWTTIVSAVIFGIGMWAYHQGYLNIERLSKLMGLPF
- the mce gene encoding methylmalonyl-CoA epimerase, encoding MLGRLNHVAIAVKDAEKAAKIYGSAFGAEISGAVPLPEHGVITVFVTLPNTKIEFIQPLGEASPIAKFVERNADGGIHHICYDVPDIIAARDTLIAQGARVLGDGEPKIGAHGKPVLFFHPKDFSGALVEIEQA